Proteins found in one Melospiza georgiana isolate bMelGeo1 chromosome 1, bMelGeo1.pri, whole genome shotgun sequence genomic segment:
- the LOC131087839 gene encoding erythroblast NAD(P)(+)--arginine ADP-ribosyltransferase-like, with protein sequence MEQQVKELLRVFCKFLSTEGAAPAKSRKGPVRSIYINIAEQRDGPEAFSFYLSNREVLIPPYETFEIAKVTLNGKSAWISLRSTGTFSKYNCTWLVALVSLWTLFSMAPLALTLALMAIIAATAAITIVPLDIVSRDRNDGENCKSGGKNKLSELKDFDFLKNNTFEKVWTNATAEWQKRGTASSTLTKDQAIALLVYTMKSVYSDFNKAVRTAGTSSQEYQDNFHFKTLDFLLTHALQKLRRPNECLNVSRGVKNVQFDVKLGDKVRFGEFTSLSLDKTVAQGYGTDAIFEVHTCHGADIQKFSFNQSEKEVLIPPFETFEVTKVTREGKKVQIELRSTGTYRSINCKPLQGGSLPRNSPHLGGLLLTTVAMAVGIGNL encoded by the exons AAGGTCCAGTTCGGTCAATTTACATCAACATCGCTGAGCAAAGAGATGGCCCAGAA GCTTTTTCCTTCTACCTGAGCAACCGAGAGGTGCTGATCCCGCCATATGAAACCTTTGAGATCGCCAAAGTCACCCTGAATGGGAAGAGCGCATGGATCAGTCTCCGCTCCACTGGAACGTTCAGCAAATACAACTGCACGTGGCT TGTTGCACTGGTCTCTCTGTGGACTCTCTTCTCCATGGCCCCCCTGGCGCTGACCCTGGCACTGATGGCAATAATTGCGGCCACTGCGGCCATCACGATCGTGCCCCTGGACATTGTCTCGAGGGACAGGAACGATGGGGAGAACTGTAAATCTGGTGGCAAAAATAAGTTGTCAGAACTTAAGGACTTTGATTTCCTCAAGAATAACACATTTGAAAAGGTCTGGACAAATGCCACGGCCGAGTGGCAGAAACGAGGCACCGCTTCATCCACTCTGACCAAAGACCAGGCCATCGCCCTCTTAGTGTACACAATGAAGTCCGTGTATAGTGACTTCAATAAAGCTGTGCGCACAGCTGGAACATCCAGCCAGGAATACCAGGACAACTTCCACTTCAAAACGCTGGATTTCCTGCTGACCCACGCCCTCCAGAAGCTGAGACGCCCTAATGAGTGTCTGAATGTGTCCCGGGGGGTGAAGAATGTCCAGTTCGATGTGAAACTTGGTGATAAAGTCCGCTTTGGTGAATTCACTTCATTGTCACTGGACAAAACGGTGGCCCAGGGTTATGGGACAGACGCGATATTCGAGGTGCACACGTGCCACGGCGCTGACATACAGAAATTCTCCTTCAATCAAAGCGAGAAGGAGGTGCTGATCCCACCCTTCGAGACCTTTGAGGTCACCAAAGTcaccagggaagggaagaaggtGCAGATTGAGCTTCGTTCCACCGGGACTTACAGAAGCATCAACTGCAAGCCACTGCAAG GTGGGAGCCTCCCCAGGAACTCCCCCCACCTTGGGGGGCTTCTCCTGACCACCGTGGCCATGGCAGTGGGCATAGGAAACCTCTAA
- the LOC131087966 gene encoding NAD(P)(+)--arginine ADP-ribosyltransferase 2-like encodes MAPLAHTLALLAMTVATAAITMVTLDMAQNSFDDQYLNCSPAMTEALLALNISEFQENKKFSQAWVKATAEWQKRGFSSSPLSPAQAIALMAYKMKDVYREFNEAVRTAGRSCQEYRYNFHFKTLHFLLTQALQRLRCPNKCLDVFRGVRTVQFNVTPGEKVRLSQFTFSSLDKTVAQRYGTDTMFEVHTCHGADIQKFSFNQSEKEVLIPPFETFTVTKVTREGKKVHIELRSTGNSSNYNCEWLRGGSLPRNSPHLGGLLLATVAMAVAIGTL; translated from the exons ATGGCCCCCCTGGCTcacaccctggcactgctggcaatGACCGTGGCCACTGCGGCCATCACAATGGTGACCCTGGACATGGCCCAGAACTCCTTTGATGACCAGTACCTCAACTGTAGCCCTGCCATGACTGAGGCCTTGCTGGCCCTCAACATTTCCGAGTTCCAGGAGAACAAGAAGTTTTCCCAGGCCTGGGTGAAGGCCACGGCCGAGTGGCAGAAGCGGggcttctcttcatcccctctgtCTCCAGCCCAGGCCATCGCCCTCATGGCCTACAAAATGAAGGATGTGTATAGGGAGTTCAATGAAGCCGTGCGCACAGCTGGACGCTCCTGCCAGGAATACCGGTACAACTTCCACTTCAAAACGCTGCATTTCCTGCTAACCCAGGCCCTCCAGAGGCTGAGATGCCCTAATAAATGTCTGGATGTGTTCCGTGGGGTGAGGACAGTCCAGTTCAATGTGACACCTGGTGAGAAAGTCCGCCTCAGTCAATTCACTTTTTCGTCGCTGGACAAAACGGTGGCCCAGCGTTATGGGACAGACACAATGTTTGAGGTGCACACATGCCACGGTGCCGACATCCAGAAATTTTCCTTCAATCAAAGCGAGAAGGAGGTGCTGATCCCACCTTTCGAGACCTTTACGGTCACCAAAGTcaccagggaagggaagaaggtGCATATTGAGCTTCGCTCCACCGGGAACTCCAGCAACTACAACTGCGAGTGGCTGCGAG GTGGGAGCCTCCCCAGGAACTCCCCCCACCTTGGGGGTCTTCTCCTGGCCACCGTGGCCATGGCAGTGGCCATTGGAACCCTCTAA
- the LOC131088040 gene encoding erythroblast NAD(P)(+)--arginine ADP-ribosyltransferase-like gives MAVLAQTLALLAMAMATTAVEVVTLDMAPDSFDDQYKDCVPAMNAKLSALNSSELQKNPLFARAWTKATAEWQSRGSPLSPLSSPAQAIAIMAFTMDDLYREFNAAVRTAGRSRQEYRDNFHFKTLHFLLTQAWTTLRVIRGPQCHNIYWGVSRYQFKGKPGDIVRFGQFMSASESETTDKIFGNATVFQVHTCNGVGIKEFSKYPDEKKVLISPFESFEVTEVWQEVDRTRIHLRTKNLTSKYNCEWVNGDTTGGSTPRASFHFGGLILATTALAVATGIL, from the exons ATGGCTGTCCTGGCTCagaccctggcactgctggcaatGGCCATGGCCACCACAGCTGTTGAGGTGGTGACTCTGGACATGGCCCCAGACTCCTTCGATGACCAGTACAAGGactgtgtccctgccatgaATGCAAAGTTGTCGGCCCTCAACAGCTCCGAGTTGCAGAAGAACCCTCTCTTTGCCCGGGCCTGGACTAAGGCCACAGCCGAGTGGCAGAGTCGGGggtcccccctgtcccctctgtcatCTCCAGCCCAGGCCATCGCCATCATGGCCTTCACAATGGATGACCTCTACAGAGAGTTCAACGCAGCCGTGCGTACAGCCGGGCGCTCCCGCCAGGAATACCGGGACAACTTCCACTTCAAAACACTGCATTTCCTGCTGACCCAGGCCTGGACGACACTGAGGGTCATTAGAGGACCACAGTGTCACAACATATACTGGGGGGTGAGCAGGTACCAGTTCAAGGGAAAGCCCGGTGACATCGTCCGTTTCGGTCAATTCATGTCGGCGTCAGAGAGTGAAACAACAGACAAGATATTTGGGAATGCCACGGTGTTCCAGGTGCACACGTGCAACGGGGTGGGAATCAAGGAATTCTCCAAGTATCCTGACGAGAAGAAGGTGCTGATCTCACCCTTTGAGAGCTTCGAGGTCACTGAAGTCTGGCAGGAAGTAGACAGGACGAGGATTCATCTGCGCACCAAAAATCTCACCAGCAAATACAACTGCGAGTGGGTGAACGGCGACACCACAG GTGGCAGCACGCCCAGGGCTTCCTTCCACTTTGGAGGACTCATCCtggccaccacagccctggcagtggcCACCGGGATCCTCTGA